A part of Aegilops tauschii subsp. strangulata cultivar AL8/78 chromosome 2, Aet v6.0, whole genome shotgun sequence genomic DNA contains:
- the LOC109774609 gene encoding nodulin homeobox isoform X11 yields MNMIDMISAVQELSGLTARELSEMLKESDSFVLQSKAQAGGPEQVDMEKLVSSLPLHLLAVSLDIGRVSDLTYVLRGVRFLHCLSELATRHTKLEQLLLDDVKLSEQVMDLIFFLLSVLSHWKKEDHLGASPFIHSSLVAGSLHLMTSYFSSQWHELVHILLAHPKVDIFMDAAFDSLHEDMRLLSVRLSTLGTKAFPVGPFDSQLTYFICQQCEASLQFLLSLCQQKLFRDRILKNKELCRNGGILSLSFTILKLGVPEWLKGSTDIASSISRQKAKILSILLQLCESESISYLDEVATLPKSMQLGLEVLDLLKIAFGSKQKPAAGSHDKSYPVGSVLISALRLVDVFSDDSNFRSSFITNTIPFLTQILATPHDEFVSSWCSVDLPVMEDDANLDYDPVGAADLALLAASNMLTEAKVNYSCNFRSISMPSIQYAQTRTSCVVKIIANLHVFVPNICEEQERDLFLQKFQKYLLSESPKPSLDHPAADEITIVCTNLGSLSHYAKSLIPGNLLNEEDVQLLSDFSYKLQRWCKLQVGQRISQVAKSDVTSEMKVDLQPVQQPQPARASVPDPNMDGPPKDVQNIEESMATPPMRQDGNARDETPRNRATTNGGVLQNSVGQNLIHLGVARTTSAGYPGPSTATSMEVPRCRSVDHFKTPEPTKESSLRDEDERQPSRRGKKRTIMNDGQVNEIENALVDEPEMHKNAASLQTWAEKLSGQGAEITSSQLKNW; encoded by the exons ATGAAT ATGATAGACATGATTTCTGCTGTCCAAGAGCTTAGTGGGCTGACCGCTAGGGAACTTAGTGAGATGCTCAAGGAGTCCGACAGCTTCGTCTTGCAGTCCAAGGCGCAAGCCGGAGGTCCAGAGCAG GTGGACATGGAGAAGCTTGTGTCATCGCTTCCTCTCCATCTTCTTGCTGTAAGTTTGGATATCGGAAGAGTTTCAGATTTGACATATGTGCTCCGTGGCGTGCGCTTTTTGCATTGTTTGTCTGAGCTAGCAACTCGCCACACCAAGCTCGAGCAG CTTCTTCTGGATGATGTGAAGTTATCTGAACAAGTTATGGACCTGATATTCTTTCTGCTATCCGTTCTGTCCCACTGGAAGAAG GAAGATCATCTCGGCGCTTCTCCCTTCATACATTCATCACTTGTAGCAGGAAGTCTTCATCTGATGACAAGTTACTTCTCATCTCAGTGGCATGAGCTTGTTCATATTCTTCTTGCACATCCAAAG GTTGATATCTTTATGGATGCAGCCTTTGATAGTCTGCACGAAGATATGAGGTTATTGAGTGTCAGGCTATCAACATTGGGCACCAAAGCCTTTCCTGTTGGCCCTTTTGACTCACAACTCACTTACTTCATATGCCAACAGTGCGAAGCATCATTGCAATTTCTTTTGTCATTGTGCCAGCAGAAGTTATTCCGAGATCGTATTTTAAAAAACAAG GAGCTCTGTAGAAATGGAGGTATACTGTCACTCTCATTCACGATATTGAAGTTAGGTGTTCCAGAATGGCTGAAAGGATCAACTGATATTGCTTCTTCCATTTCCAGACAGAAGGCTAAAATCCTTTCTATC TTGTTACAACTGTGTGAATCTGAAAGTATTTCTTACCTCGATGAAGTCGCCACTTTGCCAAAGAGCATGCAACTAGGGCTGGAG GTTCTTGATTTGCTGAAGATCGCATTTGGAAGTAAACAAAAACCTGCTGCCGGTTCCCATGATAAGAGTTACCCCGTGGGTTCTGTGCTTATCAGTGCATTGCGTCTCGTTGACGTCTTTTCTGATGATTCAAACTTTAGATCTTCCTTCATAACTAATACT ATTCCCTTTCTGACGCAAATTTTGGCGACTCCTCATGATGAGTTTGTCTCAAGTTGGTGCTCTGTCGATCTGCCAGTGATGGAAGATGATGCTAATCTGGATTATGATCCAGTTGGTGCAGCTGACCTGGCACTGTTAGCTGCTTCAAATATGCTGACTGAAGCGAAAGTTAACTATTCATGCAATTTTCGCTCTATCAGCATGCCTTCAATACAATATGCACAGACAAGAACATCCTGTGTGGTGAAAATAATAGCAAATTTGCACGTCTTTGTTCCAAACATATGCGAAG AGCAAGAAAGAGACCTCTTTCTTCAGAAATTTCAGAAATACTTATTATCAGAGAGTCCCAAGCCATCATTGGACCATCCAGCAGCTGATGAGATCACCATAGTTTGTACAAACTTGG GATCTTTGTCCCATTATGCTAAATCATTAATCCCTGGTAACTTGTTAAATGAGGAAGATGTGCAACTATTAAG TGATTTTTCTTATAAGTTGCAACGTTGGTGTAAATTGCAAGTTGGACAGAGAATATCGCAG GTGGCAAAAAGTGATGTCACATCAGAAATGAAGGTAGACTTGCAACCGGTGCAGCAGCCCCAGCCAGCAAGGGCTAGTGTTCCAGATCCCAATATGGATGGCCCTCCTAAG GATGTGCAAAACATTGAAGAGTCTATGGCGACGCCCCCCATGAGACAAGATGGAAATGCTAGGGATGAGACTCCAAGAAACCGTGCCACTACAAATGGTGGGGTCCTGCAAAATTCAGTCGGTCAGAACCTAATCCATCTTGGCGTTGCGAGAACGACTAGCGCGGGCTATCCGGGTCCCAGTACTGCTACCAGCATGGAGGTCCCACGCTGCAGAAGTGTAGACCATTTCAAAACACCAGAACCTACCAAGGAAAGTAGTCTCCGGGACGAGGATGAGAGGCAGCCTAGTAGGAGAGGAAAGAAGCGAACTATCATGAACGACGGGCAGGTAAATGAAATTGAGAATGCTCTGGTTGATGAGCCCGAGATGCATAAGAATGCCGCTTCCCTTCAGACATGGGCAGAGAAGCTGAGTGGGCAG GGTGCAGAGATCACATCATCGCAACTAAAGAATTGGTAA
- the LOC109774609 gene encoding nodulin homeobox isoform X10, whose product MYMIDMISAVQELSGLTARELSEMLKESDSFVLQSKAQAGGPEQVDMEKLVSSLPLHLLAVSLDIGRVSDLTYVLRGVRFLHCLSELATRHTKLEQLLLDDVKLSEQVMDLIFFLLSVLSHWKKEDHLGASPFIHSSLVAGSLHLMTSYFSSQWHELVHILLAHPKVDIFMDAAFDSLHEDMRLLSVRLSTLGTKAFPVGPFDSQLTYFICQQCEASLQFLLSLCQQKLFRDRILKNKELCRNGGILSLSFTILKLGVPEWLKGSTDIASSISRQKAKILSILLQLCESESISYLDEVATLPKSMQLGLEVLDLLKIAFGSKQKPAAGSHDKSYPVGSVLISALRLVDVFSDDSNFRSSFITNTIPFLTQILATPHDEFVSSWCSVDLPVMEDDANLDYDPVGAADLALLAASNMLTEAKVNYSCNFRSISMPSIQYAQTRTSCVVKIIANLHVFVPNICEEQERDLFLQKFQKYLLSESPKPSLDHPAADEITIVCTNLGSLSHYAKSLIPGNLLNEEDVQLLSDFSYKLQRWCKLQVGQRISQVAKSDVTSEMKVDLQPVQQPQPARASVPDPNMDGPPKDVQNIEESMATPPMRQDGNARDETPRNRATTNGGVLQNSVGQNLIHLGVARTTSAGYPGPSTATSMEVPRCRSVDHFKTPEPTKESSLRDEDERQPSRRGKKRTIMNDGQVNEIENALVDEPEMHKNAASLQTWAEKLSGQGAEITSSQLKNW is encoded by the exons ATGTAT ATGATAGACATGATTTCTGCTGTCCAAGAGCTTAGTGGGCTGACCGCTAGGGAACTTAGTGAGATGCTCAAGGAGTCCGACAGCTTCGTCTTGCAGTCCAAGGCGCAAGCCGGAGGTCCAGAGCAG GTGGACATGGAGAAGCTTGTGTCATCGCTTCCTCTCCATCTTCTTGCTGTAAGTTTGGATATCGGAAGAGTTTCAGATTTGACATATGTGCTCCGTGGCGTGCGCTTTTTGCATTGTTTGTCTGAGCTAGCAACTCGCCACACCAAGCTCGAGCAG CTTCTTCTGGATGATGTGAAGTTATCTGAACAAGTTATGGACCTGATATTCTTTCTGCTATCCGTTCTGTCCCACTGGAAGAAG GAAGATCATCTCGGCGCTTCTCCCTTCATACATTCATCACTTGTAGCAGGAAGTCTTCATCTGATGACAAGTTACTTCTCATCTCAGTGGCATGAGCTTGTTCATATTCTTCTTGCACATCCAAAG GTTGATATCTTTATGGATGCAGCCTTTGATAGTCTGCACGAAGATATGAGGTTATTGAGTGTCAGGCTATCAACATTGGGCACCAAAGCCTTTCCTGTTGGCCCTTTTGACTCACAACTCACTTACTTCATATGCCAACAGTGCGAAGCATCATTGCAATTTCTTTTGTCATTGTGCCAGCAGAAGTTATTCCGAGATCGTATTTTAAAAAACAAG GAGCTCTGTAGAAATGGAGGTATACTGTCACTCTCATTCACGATATTGAAGTTAGGTGTTCCAGAATGGCTGAAAGGATCAACTGATATTGCTTCTTCCATTTCCAGACAGAAGGCTAAAATCCTTTCTATC TTGTTACAACTGTGTGAATCTGAAAGTATTTCTTACCTCGATGAAGTCGCCACTTTGCCAAAGAGCATGCAACTAGGGCTGGAG GTTCTTGATTTGCTGAAGATCGCATTTGGAAGTAAACAAAAACCTGCTGCCGGTTCCCATGATAAGAGTTACCCCGTGGGTTCTGTGCTTATCAGTGCATTGCGTCTCGTTGACGTCTTTTCTGATGATTCAAACTTTAGATCTTCCTTCATAACTAATACT ATTCCCTTTCTGACGCAAATTTTGGCGACTCCTCATGATGAGTTTGTCTCAAGTTGGTGCTCTGTCGATCTGCCAGTGATGGAAGATGATGCTAATCTGGATTATGATCCAGTTGGTGCAGCTGACCTGGCACTGTTAGCTGCTTCAAATATGCTGACTGAAGCGAAAGTTAACTATTCATGCAATTTTCGCTCTATCAGCATGCCTTCAATACAATATGCACAGACAAGAACATCCTGTGTGGTGAAAATAATAGCAAATTTGCACGTCTTTGTTCCAAACATATGCGAAG AGCAAGAAAGAGACCTCTTTCTTCAGAAATTTCAGAAATACTTATTATCAGAGAGTCCCAAGCCATCATTGGACCATCCAGCAGCTGATGAGATCACCATAGTTTGTACAAACTTGG GATCTTTGTCCCATTATGCTAAATCATTAATCCCTGGTAACTTGTTAAATGAGGAAGATGTGCAACTATTAAG TGATTTTTCTTATAAGTTGCAACGTTGGTGTAAATTGCAAGTTGGACAGAGAATATCGCAG GTGGCAAAAAGTGATGTCACATCAGAAATGAAGGTAGACTTGCAACCGGTGCAGCAGCCCCAGCCAGCAAGGGCTAGTGTTCCAGATCCCAATATGGATGGCCCTCCTAAG GATGTGCAAAACATTGAAGAGTCTATGGCGACGCCCCCCATGAGACAAGATGGAAATGCTAGGGATGAGACTCCAAGAAACCGTGCCACTACAAATGGTGGGGTCCTGCAAAATTCAGTCGGTCAGAACCTAATCCATCTTGGCGTTGCGAGAACGACTAGCGCGGGCTATCCGGGTCCCAGTACTGCTACCAGCATGGAGGTCCCACGCTGCAGAAGTGTAGACCATTTCAAAACACCAGAACCTACCAAGGAAAGTAGTCTCCGGGACGAGGATGAGAGGCAGCCTAGTAGGAGAGGAAAGAAGCGAACTATCATGAACGACGGGCAGGTAAATGAAATTGAGAATGCTCTGGTTGATGAGCCCGAGATGCATAAGAATGCCGCTTCCCTTCAGACATGGGCAGAGAAGCTGAGTGGGCAG GGTGCAGAGATCACATCATCGCAACTAAAGAATTGGTAA
- the LOC109774609 gene encoding nodulin homeobox isoform X9 — MYMIDMISAVQELSGLTARELSEMLKESDSFVLQSKAQAGGPEQVDMEKLVSSLPLHLLAVSLDIGRVSDLTYVLRGVRFLHCLSELATRHTKLEQLLLDDVKLSEQVMDLIFFLLSVLSHWKKEDHLGASPFIHSSLVAGSLHLMTSYFSSQWHELVHILLAHPKVDIFMDAAFDSLHEDMRLLSVRLSTLGTKAFPVGPFDSQLTYFICQQCEASLQFLLSLCQQKLFRDRILKNKELCRNGGILSLSFTILKLGVPEWLKGSTDIASSISRQKAKILSILLQLCESESISYLDEVATLPKSMQLGLEVLDLLKIAFGSKQKPAAGSHDKSYPVGSVLISALRLVDVFSDDSNFRSSFITNTIPFLTQILATPHDEFVSSWCSVDLPVMEDDANLDYDPVGAADLALLAASNMLTEAKVNYSCNFRSISMPSIQYAQTRTSCVVKIIANLHVFVPNICEEQERDLFLQKFQKYLLSESPKPSLDHPAADEITIVCTNLGSLSHYAKSLIPGNLLNEEDVQLLSDFSYKLQRWCKLQVGQRISQVAKSDVTSEMKVDLQPVQQPQPARASVPDPNMDGPPKQDVQNIEESMATPPMRQDGNARDETPRNRATTNGGVLQNSVGQNLIHLGVARTTSAGYPGPSTATSMEVPRCRSVDHFKTPEPTKESSLRDEDERQPSRRGKKRTIMNDGQVNEIENALVDEPEMHKNAASLQTWAEKLSGQGAEITSSQLKNW; from the exons ATGTAT ATGATAGACATGATTTCTGCTGTCCAAGAGCTTAGTGGGCTGACCGCTAGGGAACTTAGTGAGATGCTCAAGGAGTCCGACAGCTTCGTCTTGCAGTCCAAGGCGCAAGCCGGAGGTCCAGAGCAG GTGGACATGGAGAAGCTTGTGTCATCGCTTCCTCTCCATCTTCTTGCTGTAAGTTTGGATATCGGAAGAGTTTCAGATTTGACATATGTGCTCCGTGGCGTGCGCTTTTTGCATTGTTTGTCTGAGCTAGCAACTCGCCACACCAAGCTCGAGCAG CTTCTTCTGGATGATGTGAAGTTATCTGAACAAGTTATGGACCTGATATTCTTTCTGCTATCCGTTCTGTCCCACTGGAAGAAG GAAGATCATCTCGGCGCTTCTCCCTTCATACATTCATCACTTGTAGCAGGAAGTCTTCATCTGATGACAAGTTACTTCTCATCTCAGTGGCATGAGCTTGTTCATATTCTTCTTGCACATCCAAAG GTTGATATCTTTATGGATGCAGCCTTTGATAGTCTGCACGAAGATATGAGGTTATTGAGTGTCAGGCTATCAACATTGGGCACCAAAGCCTTTCCTGTTGGCCCTTTTGACTCACAACTCACTTACTTCATATGCCAACAGTGCGAAGCATCATTGCAATTTCTTTTGTCATTGTGCCAGCAGAAGTTATTCCGAGATCGTATTTTAAAAAACAAG GAGCTCTGTAGAAATGGAGGTATACTGTCACTCTCATTCACGATATTGAAGTTAGGTGTTCCAGAATGGCTGAAAGGATCAACTGATATTGCTTCTTCCATTTCCAGACAGAAGGCTAAAATCCTTTCTATC TTGTTACAACTGTGTGAATCTGAAAGTATTTCTTACCTCGATGAAGTCGCCACTTTGCCAAAGAGCATGCAACTAGGGCTGGAG GTTCTTGATTTGCTGAAGATCGCATTTGGAAGTAAACAAAAACCTGCTGCCGGTTCCCATGATAAGAGTTACCCCGTGGGTTCTGTGCTTATCAGTGCATTGCGTCTCGTTGACGTCTTTTCTGATGATTCAAACTTTAGATCTTCCTTCATAACTAATACT ATTCCCTTTCTGACGCAAATTTTGGCGACTCCTCATGATGAGTTTGTCTCAAGTTGGTGCTCTGTCGATCTGCCAGTGATGGAAGATGATGCTAATCTGGATTATGATCCAGTTGGTGCAGCTGACCTGGCACTGTTAGCTGCTTCAAATATGCTGACTGAAGCGAAAGTTAACTATTCATGCAATTTTCGCTCTATCAGCATGCCTTCAATACAATATGCACAGACAAGAACATCCTGTGTGGTGAAAATAATAGCAAATTTGCACGTCTTTGTTCCAAACATATGCGAAG AGCAAGAAAGAGACCTCTTTCTTCAGAAATTTCAGAAATACTTATTATCAGAGAGTCCCAAGCCATCATTGGACCATCCAGCAGCTGATGAGATCACCATAGTTTGTACAAACTTGG GATCTTTGTCCCATTATGCTAAATCATTAATCCCTGGTAACTTGTTAAATGAGGAAGATGTGCAACTATTAAG TGATTTTTCTTATAAGTTGCAACGTTGGTGTAAATTGCAAGTTGGACAGAGAATATCGCAG GTGGCAAAAAGTGATGTCACATCAGAAATGAAGGTAGACTTGCAACCGGTGCAGCAGCCCCAGCCAGCAAGGGCTAGTGTTCCAGATCCCAATATGGATGGCCCTCCTAAG CAGGATGTGCAAAACATTGAAGAGTCTATGGCGACGCCCCCCATGAGACAAGATGGAAATGCTAGGGATGAGACTCCAAGAAACCGTGCCACTACAAATGGTGGGGTCCTGCAAAATTCAGTCGGTCAGAACCTAATCCATCTTGGCGTTGCGAGAACGACTAGCGCGGGCTATCCGGGTCCCAGTACTGCTACCAGCATGGAGGTCCCACGCTGCAGAAGTGTAGACCATTTCAAAACACCAGAACCTACCAAGGAAAGTAGTCTCCGGGACGAGGATGAGAGGCAGCCTAGTAGGAGAGGAAAGAAGCGAACTATCATGAACGACGGGCAGGTAAATGAAATTGAGAATGCTCTGGTTGATGAGCCCGAGATGCATAAGAATGCCGCTTCCCTTCAGACATGGGCAGAGAAGCTGAGTGGGCAG GGTGCAGAGATCACATCATCGCAACTAAAGAATTGGTAA